The following are encoded together in the Streptomyces sp. NBC_01465 genome:
- the aspT gene encoding aspartate-alanine antiporter, whose amino-acid sequence MGILKDHPELVLFLCLAAGYLLGKLRVGPLTLGGICGTLIVSLLIGAWTKVEISGDVKTIFFALFIFALGYMAGPQFFANLNRKSLRFFVLCGIEVVTVVAIALGLAKAFDLDVGTAAGILAGAATESAVVGTATESIGQLSGLTPEQISTYQGHVATAYTVCYLFGLITIVMYTSQIMPMLLRINLRDASRELWEKTRGTSGSLEADERESLPGLVGRTYLVTKADGSTVGALESGLENRITIESVKRGSTFLEPSPDLELTLSDLVLVVGRRANTIEAGREIGPETPGVPGLDSPLATSQVALTDKAVENITIDELQKAHPEFYKDGVYVTDLVRGDQHLPANGTTVVHRGDVVTLVGARSGLNKLAGRIGAAVKNDATDFIYLGLGIAVGSLIGQIVVKFGTVPMSLGTGGGCLISGLLFGWFRSRKQTFGAFPPQAATTIKDMGLAVFIACTGLVSGPQAWPLLKEYGALLPFAGIAMVLVPATLSLIVGRKLLKIEPPLLIGAIAGQQCSTPAITSVTQVAQSSVPMLGYTITYTLSNFLLPLTGPLLVGILGAGS is encoded by the coding sequence ATGGGCATCCTCAAGGACCACCCCGAACTCGTACTGTTCCTCTGCCTCGCGGCCGGCTATCTCCTCGGCAAGCTGCGCGTGGGCCCCCTCACCCTCGGCGGCATCTGCGGCACGCTGATCGTCTCGCTGCTGATCGGCGCCTGGACCAAGGTCGAGATCTCGGGCGACGTGAAGACGATCTTCTTCGCGCTCTTCATCTTCGCCCTCGGCTACATGGCGGGCCCCCAGTTCTTCGCCAACCTCAACCGCAAGAGCCTGCGCTTCTTCGTGCTCTGCGGGATCGAGGTGGTCACCGTCGTGGCCATCGCGCTCGGACTGGCCAAGGCCTTCGACCTGGACGTCGGCACGGCGGCGGGCATCCTGGCCGGAGCCGCCACCGAGTCCGCGGTCGTCGGTACGGCGACCGAGTCCATCGGCCAGCTCTCCGGTCTGACCCCCGAGCAGATCAGTACGTACCAGGGCCATGTGGCCACCGCGTACACCGTCTGCTACCTCTTCGGCCTGATCACGATCGTGATGTACACGAGCCAGATCATGCCGATGCTGCTGCGCATCAACCTCCGCGACGCCTCGCGCGAGCTGTGGGAGAAGACCCGCGGCACCAGCGGCAGCCTGGAGGCCGACGAGCGCGAGTCCCTGCCCGGGCTCGTCGGGCGCACGTACCTGGTGACCAAGGCCGACGGCTCCACCGTCGGCGCGCTGGAGTCGGGACTCGAGAACCGGATCACGATCGAGTCCGTCAAGCGCGGCTCGACGTTCCTCGAGCCCTCCCCCGACCTGGAACTCACCCTCTCCGACCTGGTCCTGGTCGTCGGCCGCCGCGCCAACACGATCGAGGCGGGACGCGAGATCGGCCCCGAGACGCCCGGCGTGCCCGGCCTCGACTCTCCGCTCGCCACCAGCCAGGTGGCGCTCACCGACAAGGCCGTCGAGAACATCACCATCGACGAGCTGCAGAAGGCGCACCCGGAGTTCTACAAGGACGGGGTGTACGTCACCGACCTGGTCCGCGGTGACCAGCACCTCCCGGCCAACGGCACGACCGTCGTGCACCGCGGCGACGTGGTGACCCTGGTGGGCGCCCGCTCCGGCCTCAACAAGCTGGCGGGCCGGATCGGCGCCGCCGTCAAGAACGACGCCACCGACTTCATCTACCTGGGGCTCGGTATCGCGGTCGGTTCGCTGATCGGCCAGATCGTCGTCAAGTTCGGCACCGTCCCGATGTCGCTCGGCACCGGCGGCGGCTGTCTGATCTCCGGGCTGCTCTTCGGCTGGTTCCGCTCCCGCAAGCAGACCTTCGGGGCGTTCCCGCCGCAGGCCGCCACCACGATCAAGGACATGGGGCTCGCGGTGTTCATCGCGTGCACCGGTCTGGTCTCGGGCCCGCAGGCGTGGCCGCTGCTCAAGGAGTACGGAGCGCTGCTGCCGTTCGCGGGGATCGCGATGGTCCTCGTACCGGCGACGCTCTCGCTGATCGTCGGACGCAAGCTGCTGAAGATCGAGCCGCCGCTCCTGATCGGCGCCATCGCGGGCCAGCAGTGCTCGACCCCCGCGATCACCTCGGTCACCCAGGTGGCCCAGAGCTCGGTCCCGATGCTCGGCTACACGATCACCTACACCCTCTCCAACTTCCTTCTGCCGCTGACCGGGCCTCTGCTCGTCGGCATCCTGGGAGCCGGATCATGA
- a CDS encoding ABC transporter substrate-binding protein → MRISGNSHRSARRTALASAAGLAAISLLTSACSASDDDGGSSSAGGKITLHVGTFNAFGFDNVKGAKLYAEYEKSHPNIKIVEDNVQDGQQYWDTLKLRMSRNSGLADIQAIEIGYIAEATGPTMADKWTNLADNPHVGDFVDWKEKQATTTDGKTIAFGTDAGPMAICYNKDLFKKAGLPTERDAVAKLWTGDWSKFLDVAADYKKSAPAGTAFTDSASGLFNAVLSSQPEQYSDSSGKLIYDTSPGVKTAWDLAAKAAQNGYSAKLRQFDKPGTWAAGFKNNKFATVACPSWMAGLVRDNAGPANKGKWDIALPPQNGSWGGSFLGVPKSGKHVKEATELAAFLTSAASQAKNFAVTGNIPSTKAGLADPAVKNSKMDFFGDTPVGEIYTTIAAGIKPVPIGANDGQVKTFLTDNGILDIETRGTSPEKAWGNVKKLVDDKITQ, encoded by the coding sequence ATGCGCATTTCCGGCAACTCCCACAGGAGCGCCCGCCGCACCGCCCTGGCCTCAGCCGCAGGACTGGCCGCCATATCGCTGCTGACCAGCGCGTGCAGCGCCAGCGACGACGACGGCGGCAGCTCTTCGGCGGGAGGGAAGATCACGCTGCATGTCGGCACGTTCAACGCGTTCGGCTTCGACAACGTCAAGGGCGCCAAGCTCTACGCCGAGTACGAGAAGTCCCACCCGAACATCAAGATCGTCGAGGACAACGTCCAGGACGGCCAGCAGTACTGGGACACCCTCAAGCTCCGGATGTCCCGCAACAGTGGCCTCGCCGACATCCAGGCCATCGAGATCGGCTACATCGCCGAAGCCACCGGTCCCACCATGGCGGACAAGTGGACGAACCTGGCCGACAACCCCCACGTGGGCGACTTCGTCGACTGGAAGGAAAAGCAGGCCACCACCACCGACGGCAAGACCATCGCCTTCGGCACCGACGCGGGCCCGATGGCCATCTGCTACAACAAGGACCTCTTCAAGAAGGCGGGTCTGCCCACCGAGCGCGACGCAGTCGCCAAGCTGTGGACGGGCGACTGGTCCAAGTTCCTCGACGTGGCCGCCGACTACAAGAAGAGCGCTCCCGCGGGCACGGCCTTCACCGACTCCGCGAGCGGGCTGTTCAACGCGGTGCTCTCCAGCCAGCCCGAGCAGTACTCCGACAGCAGCGGCAAGCTGATCTACGACACCAGCCCCGGTGTGAAGACGGCCTGGGACCTGGCTGCCAAGGCCGCGCAGAACGGATACTCCGCCAAGCTGCGGCAGTTCGACAAGCCGGGTACCTGGGCCGCCGGGTTCAAGAACAACAAGTTCGCCACGGTCGCCTGCCCGAGCTGGATGGCCGGTCTCGTCAGGGACAACGCGGGCCCCGCGAACAAGGGCAAGTGGGACATCGCCCTGCCGCCGCAGAACGGAAGCTGGGGCGGTTCCTTCCTCGGCGTCCCGAAGTCCGGCAAGCACGTCAAGGAGGCCACCGAACTGGCGGCCTTCCTGACCTCGGCCGCCTCGCAGGCCAAGAACTTCGCGGTCACCGGCAACATCCCCTCCACCAAGGCCGGTCTGGCCGACCCGGCGGTCAAGAACTCGAAGATGGACTTCTTCGGTGACACTCCGGTCGGCGAGATCTACACGACCATCGCCGCGGGCATCAAGCCGGTTCCGATCGGCGCCAACGACGGCCAGGTGAAGACCTTCCTCACCGACAACGGCATCCTCGACATCGAGACGCGAGGCACGTCCCCCGAGAAGGCCTGGGGCAACGTGAAGAAGCTGGTCGACGACAAGATCACGCAGTAA
- the aspT gene encoding aspartate-alanine antiporter has product MIDFLNRNIFNPHPELLVFLVVALGFLVGKVRYKAIALGAVTGCLVAGLVLGAQFKVEIDGTVKNLFFIMFLFALGYRVGPQFFRGLKKDGLPQVLNAVIVCVTGLLASWLFAAMLGYGPGLGAGMMSGALTQSAAIGVAQDAISTLPGLSSAQVKSESNLVAVGYAVTYPLGTILCAMLLANVLPKLYRRDLAAECTQLAVELDAPDSDPDLGAGYYEAVLRAYTIQRPDLVGRTIDDFEKQQQELGRRVYITRVRRDGAILEHDQKTALMEGDIVAVSAIRGDLVEFDARTHVGAETDDIELLGYQTESLHVVVSEKDQIGKTIAELRKEPFMVGVYVDKLYRAGSQFPYRLSTQIERGDTVILTGPKRLVDPAGAAIGKRVPTSFATDMVWVGIGIFLGGCLGIPALTVSGVPISLSTSGGGLIMGLVFGWIRGKYPTYGNVPPGAQWFMDTLGLCMFVAVVGINAGPSFTSGLSSAGWGLLLFGAVITIIPLIVGFLVGHYIQKIRFPILMGVLAGGQTTTAAIGAINETSKSQIPTLGYTIPYAIGNVLLTVWGAVIVLLNH; this is encoded by the coding sequence ATGATCGATTTCCTCAACAGAAACATCTTCAACCCGCACCCCGAACTCCTCGTCTTCCTGGTCGTCGCCCTCGGCTTCCTGGTCGGCAAGGTCCGCTACAAGGCCATCGCGCTCGGCGCCGTCACCGGCTGTCTGGTCGCGGGGCTCGTCCTCGGCGCCCAGTTCAAGGTCGAGATCGACGGGACGGTGAAGAACCTGTTCTTCATCATGTTCCTGTTCGCCCTCGGCTACCGGGTCGGCCCGCAGTTCTTCCGCGGTCTGAAGAAGGACGGCCTGCCGCAGGTTCTCAACGCGGTCATCGTCTGTGTCACCGGCCTCCTCGCCTCCTGGCTCTTCGCCGCGATGCTCGGTTACGGACCCGGGCTCGGCGCCGGCATGATGAGCGGCGCACTCACGCAGTCCGCCGCCATCGGTGTCGCCCAGGACGCCATCTCCACGCTCCCCGGGCTGAGTTCGGCCCAGGTCAAGTCGGAGTCCAACCTCGTCGCCGTCGGTTACGCGGTGACGTACCCGCTCGGCACGATCCTCTGCGCGATGCTGCTGGCCAACGTCCTGCCCAAGCTCTACCGCCGCGACCTGGCCGCGGAGTGCACCCAGCTCGCCGTCGAGCTGGACGCCCCGGACAGCGACCCCGACCTCGGCGCGGGCTACTACGAGGCCGTCCTGCGCGCGTACACGATCCAGCGCCCCGACCTCGTCGGCCGCACGATCGACGACTTCGAGAAGCAGCAGCAGGAGCTCGGCCGCCGCGTCTACATCACGCGCGTACGGCGCGACGGGGCGATCCTCGAGCACGACCAGAAGACCGCGCTGATGGAGGGCGACATCGTCGCCGTCAGCGCCATCCGCGGCGACCTCGTCGAATTCGACGCCCGTACGCACGTGGGCGCCGAGACCGACGACATCGAACTGCTCGGCTACCAGACCGAGTCGCTGCACGTCGTCGTCTCCGAGAAGGACCAGATCGGCAAGACGATCGCCGAGCTGCGCAAGGAGCCGTTCATGGTCGGCGTGTACGTCGACAAGCTCTACCGGGCGGGCTCCCAGTTCCCCTACCGCCTCTCCACGCAGATCGAGCGCGGCGACACCGTCATCCTCACCGGCCCCAAGCGCCTGGTGGACCCGGCGGGCGCGGCCATCGGCAAGCGCGTCCCCACCAGCTTCGCGACCGACATGGTCTGGGTGGGCATCGGCATCTTCCTCGGCGGCTGCCTCGGCATCCCGGCGCTGACGGTCAGCGGAGTCCCGATCTCGCTCTCGACCTCCGGCGGCGGCCTGATCATGGGTCTGGTCTTCGGCTGGATCCGCGGCAAGTACCCGACGTACGGCAACGTCCCGCCCGGCGCCCAGTGGTTCATGGACACGCTCGGCCTGTGCATGTTCGTCGCGGTCGTCGGCATCAACGCGGGCCCGAGCTTCACCAGCGGTCTCTCGTCGGCCGGCTGGGGCCTGCTCCTCTTCGGAGCGGTGATCACGATCATCCCGCTGATCGTGGGCTTCCTCGTGGGCCACTACATCCAGAAGATCCGCTTCCCGATCCTGATGGGCGTGCTGGCCGGCGGCCAGACCACCACGGCGGCGATCGGTGCGATCAACGAGACGTCCAAGTCGCAGATCCCGACGCTCGGTTACACGATCCCCTACGCCATCGGCAACGTGCTGCTGACGGTGTGGGGCGCAGTCATCGTCCTCCTGAACCACTGA
- a CDS encoding GH1 family beta-glucosidase: MPESLAFPSTFLWGAATSAYQIEGAVREDGRTPSIWDTFSHTPGKTEGGETGDVAVDHYHRYRDDVALMAELGLNAYRFSVSWSRVQPTGRGPAIQRGLDFYRRLVDELLDKGIKPAVTLYHWDLPQELEDAGGWPERETAYRFAEYAHIVGEALGDRVEQWITLNEPWCSAFLGYGSGVHAPGRTDPLSTLRAAHHLNLAHGLGTKALRAAMPARNSVAVSLNSSVIRPLSPSPEDLEAVRRIDNLANGIFHGPMLQGAYPETLFSDTVRLTDWSYVQDGDLETIHQPLDALGLNYYTPTVVSAAPVAPGTRRADGHGASDHSPWPCAEDITFHQLPGERTEMGWSVDATGLHDLISRYTRLAPGLPIYITENGAAYDDKPGADGTVHDPDRIRYLQAHLDAVHRAIGDGADVRGYYLWSLLDNFEWSYGYSKRFGAVYVDYETQVRTPKSSAYWYADLARTGELPQIPAA, from the coding sequence ATGCCTGAATCCCTGGCCTTCCCGTCCACCTTCCTGTGGGGCGCCGCCACGTCCGCGTACCAGATCGAGGGTGCGGTACGGGAGGACGGCCGCACCCCGTCCATCTGGGACACCTTCAGCCATACACCCGGCAAGACCGAGGGCGGTGAGACCGGCGACGTGGCCGTGGACCACTACCACCGGTACCGCGACGACGTGGCGCTGATGGCCGAACTCGGCCTGAACGCCTACCGGTTCTCCGTCTCCTGGTCGCGCGTCCAGCCCACCGGCCGCGGCCCCGCCATCCAGCGCGGCCTGGACTTCTACCGCCGCCTGGTCGACGAGCTGCTCGACAAGGGCATCAAGCCGGCCGTGACCCTCTACCACTGGGACCTGCCGCAGGAGCTGGAGGACGCGGGCGGCTGGCCCGAGCGCGAGACGGCGTACCGCTTCGCCGAGTACGCGCACATCGTGGGCGAGGCGCTCGGCGACCGCGTCGAGCAGTGGATCACCCTCAACGAGCCCTGGTGCAGCGCCTTCCTCGGCTACGGATCCGGAGTGCACGCCCCGGGCCGCACCGACCCGCTCTCCACCCTGCGCGCCGCCCACCACCTCAACCTGGCGCACGGCCTGGGCACCAAGGCGCTGCGCGCGGCCATGCCGGCCCGCAACTCCGTCGCGGTCAGCCTCAACTCCTCGGTGATCAGGCCGCTTTCGCCTTCCCCGGAGGACCTGGAGGCGGTCCGCCGCATCGACAACCTCGCCAACGGGATCTTCCACGGCCCGATGCTGCAGGGCGCGTACCCCGAGACGCTCTTCTCCGACACAGTGCGCCTCACCGACTGGAGTTACGTCCAGGACGGCGACCTGGAAACCATCCACCAGCCGCTGGACGCGCTCGGCCTGAACTACTACACGCCCACCGTGGTCTCCGCCGCCCCCGTCGCCCCCGGCACCCGCCGCGCGGACGGCCACGGCGCCAGCGACCACTCCCCCTGGCCCTGCGCCGAGGACATCACCTTCCACCAGCTGCCGGGCGAGCGCACCGAGATGGGCTGGTCCGTCGACGCCACGGGCCTGCACGACCTGATCTCGCGCTACACCCGCCTGGCGCCGGGCCTGCCGATCTACATCACCGAGAACGGTGCGGCGTACGACGACAAGCCGGGCGCCGACGGGACGGTCCACGACCCGGACCGCATCCGCTACCTCCAGGCGCACCTGGACGCGGTCCACCGCGCGATCGGGGACGGCGCGGACGTGCGCGGCTACTACCTCTGGTCGCTGCTGGACAACTTCGAGTGGTCCTACGGGTACAGCAAGCGCTTCGGCGCGGTGTACGTCGACTACGAGACCCAGGTCCGCACCCCCAAGTCGAGTGCGTACTGGTACGCGGACCTCGCGAGGACAGGCGAACTGCCGCAGATTCCGGCCGCCTGA
- a CDS encoding carbohydrate ABC transporter permease encodes MATSVKADSGGSPASVPPSPAQHRRPSPSSLRSKIYHWDLKASPYAFIAPFFLCFAAFGLFPLIYTGWLSLHKVQLGAEGQAQWVGFENYAKLMGSEFFWHALVNTFTIGVISTVPQLLMALGLAHLLNSKLRGRAFLRIAVLTPYATSIAAATLVFAALFQTDYGLINSLLDVFGIGPVQWETSKWPAQIAISTIVTWRWTGYNALIYLAAMQAVPNDLYEAAALDGASRWRQFISVTIPSIRPTILFTIIVSTIGATQLFGEPMLYGGNVGISGGSGGQYQTLSLLLYQTGWTNNNLGRASAIAWVMLLILLLIGAIQVITARVNRKKLGG; translated from the coding sequence GTGGCCACCTCCGTCAAGGCGGACTCCGGCGGAAGTCCGGCCTCCGTACCGCCCTCCCCCGCCCAGCACCGCCGCCCCTCCCCTTCGAGCCTGCGCAGCAAGATCTACCACTGGGACCTCAAGGCGTCGCCGTACGCCTTCATCGCCCCGTTCTTCCTGTGCTTCGCCGCCTTCGGCCTGTTCCCGCTGATCTACACCGGCTGGCTTTCGCTGCACAAAGTGCAGCTCGGCGCCGAGGGACAGGCCCAGTGGGTGGGCTTCGAGAACTACGCCAAGCTGATGGGCAGCGAGTTCTTCTGGCACGCACTGGTCAACACCTTCACCATCGGCGTGATCTCCACCGTCCCCCAGCTGTTGATGGCCCTCGGTCTCGCCCATCTGCTCAACTCCAAACTGCGGGGCCGCGCCTTCCTGCGGATCGCGGTGCTCACCCCGTACGCGACGTCCATCGCCGCGGCCACCCTGGTCTTCGCAGCGCTGTTCCAGACCGACTACGGGCTGATCAACTCACTGCTCGACGTGTTCGGGATAGGCCCCGTGCAGTGGGAAACGTCCAAGTGGCCCGCACAGATCGCGATTTCGACGATCGTGACGTGGCGCTGGACCGGCTACAACGCGCTCATCTACCTCGCCGCGATGCAGGCCGTACCGAACGACCTCTATGAGGCGGCCGCGCTCGACGGGGCCTCGCGCTGGCGGCAGTTCATCAGCGTGACGATCCCGTCCATCCGGCCGACGATCCTGTTCACCATCATCGTTTCCACCATCGGTGCCACCCAGCTCTTCGGGGAGCCGATGCTCTACGGCGGCAATGTCGGCATCAGCGGCGGCAGCGGCGGCCAGTACCAGACGCTCTCGCTGCTGCTCTACCAGACCGGCTGGACCAACAACAACCTGGGCCGGGCCTCCGCCATCGCCTGGGTGATGCTGCTGATCCTTCTGTTGATCGGGGCGATCCAAGTGATCACGGCCCGAGTGAACCGCAAGAAGCTGGGAGGCTGA
- a CDS encoding carbohydrate ABC transporter permease: protein MTTQLPVAPATRRSRFALGAGDQRKAGPIAYVLLIVAALVSLFPLYWNLVAASNSGARVQQAPAPLLPGSHLLDNLSVAWNEVHMGTALVNTTVVASVVSLSTVLFATLAGFAFAKLRFKGRNLLLGLVVATMTVPPQLTVIPLYQIVTDLHWTDTLQAVIMPSLVAAFGVFFMRQFLVEALPVELVEAARMDGANSLRIIWHIVFPIARPAMAVLGMLTFVQSWNDFFWPFIVLTDNGTPTLQVSLAGLGAGNHTVDSAIVLAGALISTVPLLLVFAFLGKHIVGGITAGAVKS, encoded by the coding sequence ATGACCACCCAACTCCCGGTGGCTCCGGCCACGCGCCGGAGCCGCTTCGCGCTCGGTGCCGGAGACCAGCGCAAGGCCGGACCGATCGCGTATGTGCTGCTGATCGTCGCCGCACTGGTCTCCCTGTTCCCGCTGTACTGGAACCTCGTGGCGGCGTCGAACAGCGGCGCGCGGGTGCAGCAGGCCCCGGCGCCCCTGCTGCCAGGCTCCCACCTGCTGGACAACCTCTCCGTCGCCTGGAACGAAGTCCACATGGGCACGGCGCTGGTCAACACCACCGTGGTCGCGAGCGTCGTCAGTCTCAGCACCGTGCTCTTCGCGACTCTCGCCGGATTCGCCTTCGCCAAGCTGCGGTTCAAGGGCCGCAACCTTCTGCTGGGTCTGGTCGTCGCGACCATGACCGTGCCTCCGCAGCTCACGGTGATCCCGCTCTACCAGATCGTCACGGACCTGCACTGGACGGACACCCTGCAGGCAGTGATCATGCCGTCGCTCGTCGCGGCCTTCGGTGTGTTCTTCATGCGGCAGTTCCTCGTCGAGGCGCTCCCGGTCGAACTGGTCGAAGCGGCCCGCATGGACGGGGCGAACAGCCTGCGGATCATCTGGCACATCGTCTTCCCGATCGCCCGTCCCGCGATGGCCGTACTCGGCATGCTCACGTTCGTGCAGTCATGGAACGACTTCTTCTGGCCGTTCATCGTCCTCACCGACAACGGCACACCCACCCTTCAGGTCTCCCTGGCGGGCCTCGGCGCGGGCAACCACACGGTGGACTCGGCGATCGTGCTGGCCGGGGCGCTGATCTCCACCGTGCCCCTGCTGCTCGTCTTCGCCTTCCTGGGCAAGCACATCGTGGGCGGCATCACCGCCGGCGCGGTCAAGAGCTGA